The genomic stretch AAGCTCATCAATATTCATATAGAGATTTGCCACTTCGTGCTGGAGAATTTGGAATATGTCATAGACATGAATTGTCGGGAGTTTTATCAGGACTTTTTAGAGTTAGATGTTTTACTCAAGATGATGCTCATGTATTTTGTACAAAAGAACAAATGAAAGATGAAATTGCAGATTTGATAAATCTTGCCGATGAAGTTTATAGTGCATTTGGTTTTTCTTATAATATGGAATTGTCCACTAGACCAGAAAAAGCTATGGGAGACCCAGAGCTTTGGGAACTTGCAGAAAATACTTTAAAAGACGTACTTGATGCAACAGGAAAAGAATACAAATTAAATGAAGGCGATGGCGCTTTTTATGGACCAAAGATTGATTTTCATTTGAAAGATGCAATTGGGCGTACATGGCAATGTGGGACAATTCAGCTTGATTTTCAAATGCCAGAAAAGTTCAACCTAACTTATGAAGGGCCAAATAATCAAAAATTACAACCAGTAATGATTCATCGTGCAATTTTGGGAAGTGTTGAAAGATTTTTGGGAATTCTAGTAGAAAATTTTGCAGGAGCATTTCCTCTATGGCTATCCCCTGTTCAAGTGAAAATAATTTCTGTTGGTGAATCTCACATTGATCATTGTAAAGAATTGGCAAATGAATTTAGAAAGTCAGGACTAAGAGTTGAAATTGATGATACAAGTGAAACAGTGGGAAATAAAATTAGAAAATCATCTCATGAAAAAATTCCTTATGTATTAGTCATTGGTGATAAAGAAATAAATTCTCCAAAATTGTCAGTGCGCGTAAGAGGTGAAAAAGATTTAGTAGAAATAGAAAAAGATAAATTTGTGAAAGATATGTTGGAGAAAATTAAAAATAGAGATTTGAATTTGTAATCGCTCCGCTTGTAGGGAAATTAAATTTTATTGTAGAGACGTAGCATTGCTACGTCTCTACATTATTTGTGGTAAAAAACATTGTTTATCAAACAAACATTGGCGGGGCTGGAAATGAAAAAGCATTGAGTTTCCCCAACGCTTTTTTGTTTGATTTTGAGATTATTGTTACGGCATTGAATATGCCCTGATTATATAAAATCTTTTGTTGTCTCCTGTAATTTCTGTATATGTAGAATTAGTTGTTGATCCAAGTAGGATCCATCCAGGGCTATTTGGCCTAGTGCTATAATAAATATTATAGTACGCAATTGTAATAGGATTACCGTATATATCCACAATAACCGGATCCCACTCTATAATTACGCTATCCCCTGAAATGCGAATAGTCACATTTTCAGGCGCCTTAGGTTCAGTTCTATGTATAGCTTTTAGTTCTTCTGCTATTAAAGCAAAACAAAGAACTATTAAGATTGATATTATAAATATCTTTTTCATCATTTCCTCCTGATGACTAAAATGTTCAATTTGCCTATACATTACAATAATAATTATTATTTGTCAAATAAATAAATTTATTTTCCATTTATCCAAAAATATAGTAAACTTATTGAGGTTAGCCTTCGACTTTTAGTTGTTAGCTAACCATAAGTAATCTAATTATTTATTTATAGTCAAATTTATGGAAATAAGAACAGCTCTTACATATGATGACGTATTAATCGTTCCAAAAAAGTCTTTTATAAAATCAAGAAAAGACGTTGATACGTCGTGTAAATTATCAAAAAATCTTAAATTAAATATTCCAATAATTTCTGCAAATATGGATACTGTTACAGAAAGTCGTATGGCAATTGCAATGGCAAAATTAGGTGGAATTGGAATTATTCATAGATTCTGTTCTATTGAATCTCAAGTAAAAGAAGTTTTGAAAGTAAAAAGATATCAAAGTATGATAATTAGACGTCCATTTGTAGTAAATCCAAACAATACTATAAAAGAATTAAAAGCAAAGGTTAAAGAGTTTGGGTATTCTGGTTTTTTGGTAAGTGATGATGAAAATGTAAAGTTACTTGGGATCATTACCAAAAGAGACTATATTCTTAGTCAAGATGATGATTTATTAGTTAAAGATCTTATGACTCCACATACAAGACTTATTACTGCAAATAGTGAAATATCTATTGATGGAGCAAAAGAAATTTTTTCTAAACATAAAATAGAGAAACTTCCTATTGTTGATGAAAATTTTAATATAAAAGGACTTATTACAA from Patescibacteria group bacterium encodes the following:
- the thrS gene encoding threonine--tRNA ligase, with protein sequence MKETEINIKRHSLAHVMASAVLKLYPKAKFGVGPNIENGFYYDIDLGSTITEEDLGKIEREMQKIILSLVKFEREEMKLKDAVKLFTKLKQDYKIELLKDLEKKGTTKITEDEVLENVEKISIYKTGEFVDLCRGPHVENTKELKDCAFKLTKLAGAYWRGSEKNKMLTRIYGIAFESQQELDEYLKLLEEAERRDHRKLGRELDLFSFQEEAPGMPFFHAKGTIIWNKLVEFLTEKMYERNYEINKTPIILNKSLWLQSGHWDHYKNNMYFTKIDETDFAVKPMNCPGNILIYKAHQYSYRDLPLRAGEFGICHRHELSGVLSGLFRVRCFTQDDAHVFCTKEQMKDEIADLINLADEVYSAFGFSYNMELSTRPEKAMGDPELWELAENTLKDVLDATGKEYKLNEGDGAFYGPKIDFHLKDAIGRTWQCGTIQLDFQMPEKFNLTYEGPNNQKLQPVMIHRAILGSVERFLGILVENFAGAFPLWLSPVQVKIISVGESHIDHCKELANEFRKSGLRVEIDDTSETVGNKIRKSSHEKIPYVLVIGDKEINSPKLSVRVRGEKDLVEIEKDKFVKDMLEKIKNRDLNL
- a CDS encoding fibronectin type III domain-containing protein, encoding MYRQIEHFSHQEEMMKKIFIISILIVLCFALIAEELKAIHRTEPKAPENVTIRISGDSVIIEWDPVIVDIYGNPITIAYYNIYYSTRPNSPGWILLGSTTNSTYTEITGDNKRFYIIRAYSMP